In Pongo pygmaeus isolate AG05252 chromosome 19, NHGRI_mPonPyg2-v2.0_pri, whole genome shotgun sequence, the genomic stretch atatggtgaaatgctgtctctactaaaaatacaaaaattaggtgagcgtggtggtacacacctgtaatcctagctgctcgggaggctgaggcaggagaatcacttgaacccgggaggcggaggccacagtgagccgagatcgcaccattgcactccagcctgggcaacaagagcaaaactctgactcaaaataaattaattaattaatataatataatataaagcaTTGTGAGACTTACAGTTTTTTTTCATGCTCACTCTTCGGAGCCCTGTGTGTGTTTACACTTACAGTGCATCCTCATTCAGACTGGCCCCATTTCCACGGTTCAGAGGCCACAGGTGGCTTGTGGCTGCTGTGGCCCTTTGAGAGTTATAATTAATTTGGGGAAGATGGGTGGGTGCAGAAGAGAGGGGAGGCTGGCCAGAGAGGCACCTCCAGGTGACATGTGCTTGGGGCCAGAGCTGCACACTGGGGACAGCTGAGTGTTGGGGGTGTGCAGAGGTGTGGCTGAAAGCGGATGAGCAGGGTGTCCCAACTGGTGAGGGTTGTCACCACACAGCACCAGCCCTCTCTGCGTTTCCTCCTGTCCTCTCACAGTGAAAGTGAAGGACTTGATGAGTCTTGCTGCTCAATTACTGCTGGATGAACTGTTGGAGACAGCCCTTATATGAGTTACactagtttaaaaaatgaaataaaaggaggGCTAGAGGACCTATGCCTAGGTCCAAGGCAGACTGCTCCACCCAAACACACCTGTGAGCTTCTCCCAGGAAAGTGGCCAGATCTGAACTGATTGCCATCAAACATGTCTAATGCTCTTCCCTCCATCTGGAACGTCCACCTGCCCTCAGCTAGAGAACACCTGCTTCAGTGCCCGGTCAGAATATAGAACCCCTCTGTGCACCTGTGCCTGGCACCTCCTCCATGCTTCCTGGGCCCCTGGTTCCTTGCCGCGCTGTCTGAACCCTCGCTAGGCTGTGATCTCCTTGAGGCCCGATGCCAGGCCTGgccttctccacctccccaggctgCACTTTGTATCCTCTCCCATCCACCTCAGCAGTTGGGCCACCTGGATGGCCCTGCCCGGGAGAGAAGAACCAAGGGCTCTGGTCTTTATCTCCCTTCCTAAATGAAGTTTCCCCCCATCTATAGGAGCTCCTGCAGGACTCCctgaaaaaagaggaaagagaggaggggaaggagtggGAAGCAGGATGGGGAAGACAGATGCTTTGCCAGCAAAGAGGCAAAGAGGAACTGAGCCAAGTTCCCGCCGTGGGTTGGCATAAGTGGGTCCCTGGCAAGGGGAGGGAAAGTAAGAACAAGAAGAAAGGCTGGCCGGGTTGGGAGGTGGGGATAAAATATAACCgccatacacacacaacacacactagCCATAAGGGTACAGCTCAATAGATTTTTGCCACCTGGATCAAGAGGAAGGTCATTTCCAGCACCCCATAAGGTTCCCCCatgtcaggctgggcatggtgcgggggctcacgcctgtaatcccaacactttgggaggccaaggcaggcggatcacttgaggtcaggagttcaagaccagcctggtcaacatggtgaaaccctatctctactaaaaatacaaaaacttgcaaggcatggtggtgggtgcctgtaatgccagctacttgggaggccgaagcaggaggatcacttgaacccggaaggcagaggttgcagtgagccaagatcacaccactacactccagcctgggagacagagcgagacatcatctcaaaaaaaaaaaaaaagaaaatttccccCATGTCCCTTCCCACCATCTACCCTAGGCAGGTTTGAAGAATTGATGTATTGCCAGCAGAACCCCAGCTGATGCCTGACCTGCACATCTCATCATTACCCTGTGCAGGCTGCAGATCAAGCTGCAGCAGGCCCGGGTCTCCCTCCTTCTCCAAGTGGTAAGAACAGCAGCCTTCATTCACTGGGACCTTCTGTGTGCATGGGAGCGGGGGAGGGGGAACTATTCTAGTCACTTACATACGTGGGTGGTAAGTCCCAAATAAGGAATGCAAGAAATATGGCATTAATTGGACTTTCTTTAAATCAAGTGAGATCCTTGCCAATTAACATCCCACTGGGCTGCTCAGAAATCCAGGCTTAGAAATGACAGGGGCTCCAGCCCTCCCCAGGATTCTCTCTCGCTCATAGGGTTTTCTAGAGCACCAAAGCTACAAGGAGCCCCTGGACCAGATCATCTATCTGCCTTGGTTACCATGGAGATGTCTATTTTCCCAGAGGGCGCAATCCCTTCCTGGAGGGAGGTTCTGCTGCTTCCGTGCCACGTTGGTGGCCTTGGAGAATCTTATTGAGGTCGAGGGTCCCAAGGTGTCCCACACAGCCATGCCCTTGTCACATCCCAAGGAGATCATCATGGAGAGGTGCCCACCTCTGTCCCATCCTCATTCGGAGGGGCTCACTCCTGTCCCCTGCTGCTCTTGgaggctctctctctcccttcccctctgggAAACTGGTATAATCTATATAGTGGTTTCATAACTTTACATTTTTATCCGGCTGTACATAGTCTCCTCTTTAAATCCCCTCAACAGTCTATGAGAAGGGCACTATTGTGTCTGTCGTACAGAGGAGAAAATGCAGGCTGGGAGGGGCTAAGCCGCCCAGGCAACAAGATGGAGATGATATTCAGATACAGAcactccagagcctgtgctttGTACCCTGCCCTTGGCTGCCCAGGTGACAGCACCTCAGAGCCAGGAGCACAATAATAAAGAAGCCAGCATTAACAGCAGGCATGCATGTCACTTTCAAACTAATTACTCCTGCCTCCATGATTACTCCTCAGGCTCCTGGGGCTGGGGTAACCTCCCACACTGGAAGGTGGACTTCGGAAGACCCTTCTGGAAATGCTCCCAACTTGGGAAAACAGCGCTTCAGACTTTAGACCCAGGAAGAGATCACCCAGTGCTCCTTTTATGGGGCACACAACTGAAGCCAAGAGGTAAACCAGGTCACCCACAAAGCTGGTGGCAAGTCAAGAACTGAGTctcaggcctggtgcagtggctcatgcctgtaatcccagcactttgggaggccgaggtaaaggattacttgagcctaggagtttaagaccagctgggcaacatagtgagacctcatctctaccaaaaatttaaaaaattagctggctatggtaacacatgcctgtagtcccagctactcaggaggctgaggcagatcacttgagcctaggagttcaagtctgcagtaagctataatggcaccattgcactccagcctaagtgacaaagccagaccccgtctcaaaaaaaaaaaaaaaaaaactgaatcttggccaggtgtggtggctcacccctgtaatcccagcactttgggaggccaaggcaggcagatcacttgaggtcaggagttcaagaccagcctgggcaatgtggtaaaaccccttctctacccaaaatacaaaaattagctaggcatggtggcacctgcccgtaatctcagttactcgggaggctgaggcagaagcatagcttgaactcaggaggcgaaagttgtggtgagccaagatcgcaccacttcactacagcctggacgacaaagcgagattctgtctcaaaaaatattttagtgtgaCAAAATATTGCGTGCACACTGGGAAGGACAGctccaattcattcattcaaactcTCTCCCCAAACCCTTTCCAGCAGAACAATGTCTGTCAGTGCAaagtgttgtgggaagtcagggaccccgaatggagggactggctgaagccatggcagaagaacataaattgtgaagatttcatggacacttttcacttccccaatcaatacccttgtgatttcctatgcctgtctttactttaatctcttaatcccgtcatcataatgaggaggatgtatgtcgcctcaggaccgtgatgattgcgttaactgcacaaattgtttgtagaccatgtgtgtttgaacaatttgaaatctgggcaccttgcaaaaagaacaggataacagcaatgttcagggaacaagggagataactttaaactctgactgccggtgagccgggcggaacagagccatatttctcttctttcaaaagcaaatgggagaaatatcgctgaattctttttctcagcaaggaatatccctgagaaagagaatgcgtcccTGAGGTGAGGCCTCTGAAATGGTCGCTTTGGGGACGGCTGTCTTTTACAGTCGTAGCTGAGGGATGAAGTAAGCCCtggtctcccatagcgctcccaggcttattaggacaaggaaattcccgcctaataaattttggtcagaccggttgtctgctctcaaaccctgtctccaaataagatgttatcaatgacaatgcgtgcctgaaacttcattagcaattttaatttcgccccagtcctgtggtcctgtgatctcgccctgcctccatttgccttgtgatatcttattaccttgtgaagcatgtgatcttgtgacccacaccctattcgtacactccttccccttttgaaaatcactaataaaaacttgctggttttgcggcttgggggacatcatggaacctgccgacatgtgatgtctcccccggacacccagctttaaaaattagctgggcatgggctgTCCGGCGGGAGAGAGAGCCACTAAACAAATAATAAGATAatgaggctgggcgctgtggcttacgcctgtaatcccagtgctttgggaggccgaggtgggcagatcacccgaggtcaggagttcgagaccaacctggccaatatggtgaaaccctgtctctactaaaaatacaaaaattagctgggtgtggtggcgtgcgcctgtagtcccagctacttgggaggctgaggcacgataattgTTTGTACCCGGGAagaggagactgcagtgagccaagatggcaccactgcactccaacgggGATGACCATGAGACTGGGATGCCCATGACCTAGCCATGGTTCCTCCTTCCTGATGTCAAGGAAACAAACTATTAATCAagtttatttagtaaatatagaatcaaaacaaagtatcaggccaggcacactggctcctgcctgtaatcccagcactttgggaggccaaggcagggggatcattttaagcagttgaggctgcagtaagccatgatcatgccactgcattccagccagtctaggtgacagagtgagaccttatctatatatatacatacacatacatatatatatacatatatacacatatacacacacacatatatacacacacacatatacacacatatatatatatacacatatatatatcagatacACCTAGCATTTCCTCCCTCAGAGTTTTTCCTCTGGCGGGCACATGCCCTGCCCCACAGTGGACTCCTTCTTACCCTCTGTCAGCCGGAATGTTGCCTCCCCAGAGGCCTTCTCTGACCATCCCATCTGAAGGAGCCTGGCCCTGTCACATCACCCTGTTTATCTCCTTTTTGGCACCTCTCACAATCTgtcattatcctttttttttttttttttttgagacatagtcttgctctgttgcccaggctggagtgcaatggtgccatctcggctcactgcagtctcctctTCCCGGGTACAAacaattatcatgcctcagcctcccgagtagctgggactacaggcacacaccaccacacccagctaatttttgtatttttagtagagacagggtttcaccatattggccaggctggtctcgaactcctgacctcaggtgatctgcccacctcggcctcccaaagcgctgggattacaggcgtaagccacagtgcccagcctcattATCTTATTATTTGTTTAGTGGCTGTCTCTCCCGCTGGCCTTCAACTCCACAAGGGCAGTGACCCTGACTGTCGGGGACATAAACCAGCAGTCCACGGgcatgcatatttttatttggcTTGCAGTGTTTTATCAAAAATTCAatttattcctgtaatcccagcactttgggaggccgaggcgggcagatcacctgaggtcaggagatcaaaaccagcctggccaacatggtgaaaacccgtctctactaaaaatatttttaaaaaactagccgggcatggtgctggatgcctgtaaccccagctactcgggaggctgaggcaggataactgcttgaacccaggagacggaggttgcagtgagccgacacagtgccactgcactccagcctcggcgacaaagtgagactctgtctcaaaaaaaaaaaaaatcaatttattggCAATACTTAAAAATCAAGAGATTTTATGTAAACACCTGGATTTCCTGGCACTCTTGAAAAAGATCTAGCACAATGGGCTGGAGGTGAGTGGCCACTGCAGCCCGTAGTTCTTACTCCAGCCCCCAGTCCACCCCATTACATCACACTTGGCTGTTTGCACTCCTTGATCCTACTTACCTGCCTATCCCCGGAGGCCTTTGAGTCTAAAATTCCTAGTCTCTTTTCCCCACTCTACTTACCCCTGCAACTGGGTGttgaaataaataaactgaaagcAAGAAAGGTTGACTGTTTTGTAGGAAATATTTCATCTAAACTCTAGGAAGGCTCTACTCCACACAAGCTGTGCCACATGAAGGACGCCCTCTGGTGCCAGAATTATTCTCAGGGGGGGCTCAGAACCAGTTACTATCCCTTGAACTCATGCCAATGAGCTGGGCACACTTTTTCCTTAGATGGATTAATCTAATCTGAAAATTTTAGATCAGATTAACCCACTTTAGAATAAATCTAAATGGCAATCTAAATTATGCGGTTACCGTTTTGATTATATTATTGTATGTTGATTAATCAAAGTGCCGCCCTAAATCCCGCTGTGACTCAGTGGATAGTAGGGTGGGTAGGTAGGTGGGTTTGACGCAACGGGGATTTATCGTGTTTAAGAGGCTCAGCATCTAAATCCTCTCTAAGGAGTGTTCATCTACCCTATGAAACACCCCTTTTCGAGAAGACAGGGAGGCAACAGGGTTAAGAAGGTGGAACGTACCAAAGCACACAGTGCGTAGGCGCGCTCGAAACCCCGGGGGGTATTCTCAGCGCCCAGACATCGTCCACTCGCACTGCGCAGGCGCCGAGACAGATCAagctttccctccccctcccagcTCTCCTAGAGTCAAGAGGATGCCCTCTTGCCGCAGGCTTCCTGCGCATGCGCCATCCCATGTCCCCGCCCCCAAACCAATTGGAAGCGGCGCCGCCTGGGCGCTTGGGGCACGACGCTGTGGGTGGGATCGGGACGTGAGGGCAGCGCGCTGGCGTCAGAGGCGCGGCTATATAAGTGAACACAGGCACCGCCCCTCTGCCCCAGTCACTGAGCCGCCGCCGAGGACTCAGCAGCCTCCCCCTTGAGCCCCCTCGCTTCCCGACGTTCCGTTCCCCCCTGCCCGCCttctcccgccgccgccgccttccGCAGGCCGTTTCCACCGAGGAAAAGGAATCGTATCGTATGTCCGCTATCCAGAACCTCCACTCTTTCGGTAAGCTGTGGGAAAGGTCGCGGGCCCGGGTGGGGCAGCGGGGCCTTCTGGGCCCGGAGACGTGTTCCAGGAAGTTGCCAAGCGCTCCGGGCCTTCGTAAGCTCGGGCAGGGGAAACTTGTCCAGGGTCGCAGGGCAGCGGAATCAAGGCCTGGACCCTAGGGTCGGACCCTGAGCGCGACCGGAAGGAGCAGGCGGGAGGTCAGCCCTTGGGCGGGCCTGGCGTGTCGGTGGCGCATTTACTAATGGCTCCCGGGCCTCCTCGGGCCACACCCGCCCCTCCCGTCACCATTGCGTCACGTCCGTTACGTTACCACCCGTTGTCACGGATCCGGAGGGAAAGGCGGCGCCAGCCCTAAGTGGCAAGCGTGTGCACCAATGGGGGTGGGAGGCTTAGCCCCGCCTTGGGAGCTCGGGTTCCGGCGGGTTGCATCAGCCGGGTGGGGCACCGCCTGCCAGCCCGCACTCCCCCGACATGTGATCGGCTTCCCAGGGAGGGCGGGAGGCCCGGGCGTTCCCCGAGCCTGGGGAAGCTGGCCGTCCCGGACTGACCTGCTCGGGGAGAGCCAGCAAAGGACACATTCGGCCTGGCCCAAGCCCTGACGATTTCAGTGGTGTTTTCTGCACGCGCAAAACACCTGGGGACCGAGGGGATGGCAGTGGCATCCGATCTTTGACAGCTCTGAACTagcttaacctttcttttcagaCCCCTTTGCTGATGCAAGTAAGGGTGATGACCTGCTTCCTGCTGGCACTGAGGATTATATCCATATAAGAATTCAACAGAGAAACGGCAGGAAGACTCTTACTACTGTCCAAGGGATCGCTGATGATTACGATAAAAAGAAACTAGTGAAGGCGTTTAAGAAAGTAGGTCTTCAGTGAGATTGCGGGAAAGTCATAATGGATTTGTCCACAAGGGGGTGCTAGCTGTGTTGTATGTATTGTTAGCAGAAGGGGTGATAAATGCATTCATGCTTTTGCTAGGTCTAATTCGTTTTGTTTCGTTTGTGCTTGCAGAAGTTTGCCTGCAATGGTACTGTAATTGAGCATCCGGAATATGGAGAAGTAATTCAGCTACAGGGTGACCAACGCAAGAACATATGCCAGTTCCTCGTAGAGGTGAGTTCAGTTACTTCTTGATTTGTGCCTCTCTGCTAGCAAATCTCAGATCCTGTCTGTTAGCTTCTGCTGGGGACATAAAAATCGGCTTTGTAAGGCCGAGCAAAACCTCAGTTGGGTTTTAAAGTACATAgacttatttctgttttataggaAAAAGCAGAAGGGACTTGTCTACCTTCGGTTTACTGTTTCTTTGGATCTACTTCACAGATGCAAATTTGAATAGCACATAGATGCATTGTAAAATAAGCCAAATGCTGGGTTGTTCCTGTATTTGTAAGgacatgagtttttaaaaatgaattttctgaGTATTAATACTAAAACACTGTTACATTATCAGCTCTTGATATAATTGAAGAGATTTCAGATACCTGATGAGTCTCATTCTCACACTAATTCAGAATCTTGGAAGGCACTGAGTGTTCAAAAAAGGTAGCTCTTAACTGAGGACCCTCTGTTGAACCATTGTGTGCACCCTTGGCTCTTAGGCAGTGTAGTAGCAGGAAGACAGGGTTGTTGCCGTTAGAAATGGAGGCTTTAACTCTCCCTGTCCCCCATTTAAAACTTTGCCCTTTTGTCTTTTCAGATTGGACTGGCTAAGGACGATCAGCTGAAGGTTCATGGGTTTTAAGTGCTTGTGGTTCACTGAAGCTTAAGTGAGGATTTCCTTGCAATGAGTAGAATTTCCCTTCTGTCCCTTGTCACAAGTTTAAAAACCTCACAGCTTGTATAATGTAACCATTTGGGGTCCGCTTTTAACTTGGACTAGTGTAACTCCTTCATGCAATAAACTGAAAAGAGCCATGATGTCTAGTCTTGAAGTCCCTCATTTAAACAGAGGTCAAGCAATAGGCGCCTGGCAGTGTCAAACCTGAAAGCAAGCAGTACCGTCATGTTTCAGCCAAGCCCAGAGCCCTAAGATCACAAACAACTATGGCCGGAACCTCCTCGGCTCTCCCTCTGCAGAGTTCCCTACCCTAAGAGAATGTTACCACCTGAACAGTC encodes the following:
- the EIF1 gene encoding eukaryotic translation initiation factor 1, coding for MSAIQNLHSFDPFADASKGDDLLPAGTEDYIHIRIQQRNGRKTLTTVQGIADDYDKKKLVKAFKKKFACNGTVIEHPEYGEVIQLQGDQRKNICQFLVEIGLAKDDQLKVHGF